A stretch of the uncultured Desulfobacter sp. genome encodes the following:
- a CDS encoding NAD(P)H-hydrate dehydratase — translation MLLIVGTVPNDSFPLTFGAPALDGADIIVNGIRVPVNRGTAALVGAVLAACQVLGSMQVEAALVGDIGTGKGSRKLYERLSRELPDIAPTTLVFHYLQPDVDWHNKVLFTVEEMRKRPVLIADAGFMYAAKMSSQAPSYDLFTPDVGELSFLADETAPHPFYTRGFILHQDNQVPDLIARAYEYKNGARHLLVKGSVDYTVADGEIMDQISRPSAEAMEAMGGTGDTLTGLACALIESGKSIRQACRIAARVNRMAGMLADPTPASQVMDIIVQIPKALSQVLEDPNPSFC, via the coding sequence ATGCTCCTGATCGTCGGCACCGTGCCGAATGACTCCTTCCCGTTGACCTTTGGGGCGCCGGCTCTGGACGGGGCGGATATAATTGTTAACGGTATTCGTGTGCCTGTGAACCGGGGCACTGCAGCCTTGGTCGGCGCAGTGCTGGCTGCGTGTCAAGTGCTCGGATCAATGCAGGTTGAAGCTGCCTTGGTGGGTGACATCGGCACCGGCAAGGGCAGCCGCAAACTGTATGAACGCCTGTCTCGTGAACTGCCGGATATCGCCCCAACCACTCTGGTGTTTCACTATCTTCAGCCCGACGTAGACTGGCACAATAAGGTTCTTTTTACCGTGGAAGAGATGAGAAAAAGACCTGTACTCATCGCGGATGCCGGCTTCATGTATGCGGCCAAGATGAGCAGCCAGGCCCCAAGCTATGACCTGTTCACCCCGGATGTAGGGGAACTCTCTTTTTTGGCTGATGAAACAGCGCCCCATCCCTTTTACACCAGAGGTTTTATTCTGCATCAGGACAACCAGGTACCGGATTTGATTGCCCGGGCCTATGAATATAAAAACGGGGCCCGTCACCTTCTGGTCAAGGGCAGTGTCGATTATACGGTGGCTGACGGTGAAATTATGGACCAGATCAGCAGACCGTCTGCCGAAGCCATGGAAGCCATGGGTGGCACTGGGGATACCCTGACCGGGCTTGCCTGCGCGTTGATCGAATCCGGGAAAAGCATCCGGCAAGCCTGCCGGATTGCGGCCCGCGTCAATCGAATGGCCGGGATGCTTGCCGATCCCACACCCGCCTCACAGGTGATGGATATTATTGTGCAGATCCCCAAAGCCCTGTCCCAGGTTCTGGAAGATCCAAACCCAAGTTTTTGTTGA
- a CDS encoding DUF3343 domain-containing protein — MSVFKRISRLFNRPQKGLPGKATQDLGILVFENTSEVIQAENFLKSRGWEIKVMGPPPGIQSGCDLVIQFPLIERLMVTRQLEEAGLPPLEVVPVTHPLLKPVDLFHTKDFGDYLMVRAANMKLTIEKQTKIIVNISGGGCPDVPYLACEMVGRHLDEAPRPGEIGHTLCGYALELAHQEMIRQCS, encoded by the coding sequence ATGTCGGTGTTTAAACGCATATCCCGTCTGTTTAACCGGCCACAAAAGGGTCTGCCCGGGAAGGCAACCCAAGATCTGGGTATCCTGGTGTTTGAGAACACATCCGAAGTGATCCAGGCGGAAAATTTTTTAAAATCCCGGGGATGGGAGATCAAGGTGATGGGACCTCCTCCCGGGATTCAAAGCGGTTGCGATTTGGTGATTCAGTTTCCCCTCATTGAACGGCTGATGGTGACAAGGCAGCTTGAAGAGGCTGGCCTTCCGCCCCTGGAAGTGGTGCCTGTGACGCATCCTCTGCTCAAGCCCGTGGACCTTTTTCACACCAAAGATTTTGGCGATTATCTTATGGTCCGGGCCGCCAATATGAAGCTGACCATTGAAAAACAAACAAAAATTATCGTCAATATTTCAGGCGGCGGGTGTCCGGATGTGCCCTACCTTGCGTGTGAAATGGTGGGCAGACACCTGGACGAGGCCCCGCGACCCGGTGAAATCGGGCATACCCTTTGTGGATATGCCCTGGAGTTGGCCCATCAGGAGATGATCCGCCAATGCTCCTGA
- a CDS encoding sulfurtransferase TusA family protein gives MSKIVDARGLSCPQPVLMTLDAIKSGTDSELEVIVDNMASRENVVRAAESKGWNVSDIKDNADDTQIFIQKG, from the coding sequence ATGAGCAAAATAGTCGACGCAAGGGGGCTTTCCTGCCCCCAGCCGGTACTGATGACCCTGGATGCCATAAAATCCGGAACAGATAGTGAACTGGAAGTTATCGTTGACAACATGGCCTCCAGAGAGAATGTGGTCCGGGCGGCAGAGAGCAAAGGCTGGAACGTTTCCGACATCAAGGACAATGCCGATGATACCCAGATTTTTATTCAAAAAGGGTAA
- the yedE gene encoding YedE family putative selenium transporter gives MAKNFFSTRVGIIVVGAVIGVLAAVLQKLGNPGNMGICVACFERDIAGAIGLHRAGVVQYIRPEIIGFVLGSLVAAYSFKEFKPRCGSAPIVRFVLGVFAMIGALVFLGCPWRAVLRLAGGDLNAILGILGLGFGVWIGVMFLKNGYNLGRTQATHAGAGWMLPLVMLGLLILMFIYPQVSGEDKSGVLFYSLKGPGAMHAPLLISLVVGLGIGFLAQRSRFCTMGALRDLILFGQTHLLSGFLSLLICACVANVVLGQFHVGFTGQPVAHNVHLWNFLGMALAGLAFALAGGCPGRQLFLAGEGDNDASVFVLGMIAGAAFAHNFGLASSPKGVGPHGIAAVIVGFAVCLFIGFAMKKRITV, from the coding sequence ATGGCTAAAAATTTTTTTTCCACCCGCGTCGGCATCATTGTAGTCGGCGCTGTGATCGGCGTCCTTGCCGCTGTTTTACAGAAACTTGGAAATCCGGGAAATATGGGCATCTGTGTTGCCTGTTTTGAGCGGGATATTGCAGGGGCCATCGGATTGCACCGGGCGGGTGTTGTTCAGTATATACGCCCTGAAATTATTGGATTCGTGTTGGGTTCCCTGGTTGCGGCTTACAGCTTTAAAGAGTTTAAGCCACGATGCGGGTCCGCCCCCATTGTTCGTTTTGTTTTGGGCGTTTTTGCCATGATCGGTGCCCTTGTTTTTCTGGGGTGCCCCTGGCGGGCCGTGCTTCGCCTGGCCGGCGGCGACCTGAATGCTATTTTGGGAATTCTGGGGTTGGGGTTCGGCGTCTGGATCGGGGTCATGTTCTTGAAAAACGGGTATAACCTGGGACGCACCCAAGCCACCCATGCCGGTGCCGGATGGATGTTGCCCCTGGTGATGCTCGGTCTTTTGATTCTCATGTTCATCTATCCCCAGGTCTCAGGGGAAGATAAAAGCGGTGTGTTGTTTTACAGCCTCAAAGGGCCCGGGGCCATGCATGCACCGTTGCTGATCTCCCTTGTGGTGGGCTTAGGCATTGGCTTTTTGGCCCAGCGCAGCCGGTTCTGCACCATGGGCGCTCTTCGTGACCTGATTCTGTTCGGCCAGACCCATCTGCTCTCAGGCTTTTTGTCTCTTTTGATCTGTGCCTGTGTTGCCAATGTTGTTTTAGGCCAGTTTCACGTCGGATTTACAGGCCAGCCTGTGGCCCATAATGTCCATCTCTGGAATTTTCTGGGCATGGCCCTGGCCGGACTGGCCTTTGCCCTGGCCGGCGGTTGCCCCGGACGCCAGCTTTTCCTGGCTGGTGAAGGGGATAACGATGCCTCTGTTTTTGTGCTGGGGATGATTGCCGGTGCGGCCTTTGCTCACAATTTTGGACTGGCAAGCTCTCCCAAGGGGGTTGGCCCCCACGGTATCGCCGCGGTTATCGTCGGTTTCGCCGTTTGCCTGTTCATCGGATTTGCCATGAAAAAGAGAATCACTGTTTGA
- the gpt gene encoding xanthine phosphoribosyltransferase, protein MSNKNERYNQNYPISWEQLHRDAKALSRRLHDLNRPWKGIVAVTRGGLVPAAIIARELDIHLVDTICITSYDWQSQGDSTILKSMAGDGDGMLIIDDLVDTGGTAKIVRQMLPKAYFATVYAKPAGKPLVDVHVTEVSQDTWILFPWDSESRFVAPIAGQ, encoded by the coding sequence ATGTCAAATAAAAATGAACGGTATAATCAAAATTACCCTATTTCCTGGGAACAGCTGCACCGGGATGCCAAGGCGCTGTCCCGGCGTCTGCATGATCTTAACCGTCCATGGAAGGGGATTGTGGCAGTCACCCGGGGGGGACTGGTACCGGCAGCCATCATTGCCAGGGAACTGGATATTCATCTGGTCGACACCATCTGCATCACCAGCTATGACTGGCAGAGTCAGGGTGACTCCACCATCCTGAAATCCATGGCTGGTGACGGGGACGGAATGTTGATCATTGATGACCTTGTGGATACCGGAGGTACGGCCAAAATCGTAAGACAGATGCTGCCCAAAGCCTATTTTGCAACCGTTTATGCCAAACCTGCTGGAAAGCCCCTGGTGGACGTCCATGTCACAGAAGTCAGCCAGGACACCTGGATTCTTTTTCCTTGGGATTCAGAGTCCAGGTTTGTTGCCCCCATTGCCGGGCAGTGA
- a CDS encoding dual CXXC motif small (seleno)protein codes for MKKTIQLCPSCDGKLVVRRACPHVIICCDACGKNYPQEKYKELIDDYWEEKLANIPVNRL; via the coding sequence ATGAAAAAAACCATCCAATTGTGCCCCTCATGCGATGGGAAACTTGTTGTCAGACGCGCCTGTCCCCATGTTATCATATGCTGTGATGCCTGTGGGAAAAATTATCCCCAGGAAAAATACAAAGAACTCATAGACGATTACTGGGAGGAAAAGCTGGCCAATATACCGGTGAACAGACTTTAG
- a CDS encoding transglycosylase SLT domain-containing protein: MARFSGPSVCLIVFVSIVIGVCGTAAPVCQASQPAASPEQTELFPVYDLIKPNITFWTNIFTQYTRGQALVHDMGDLSRIYEEIKLNPAKSRAAARTNKKIKKKVLKKYRAILISLSKGKTPKTPTEKKVAALFPDKTKPVTFRRAAQRLRVQTGLKEHFMEGVIRSGALIDEFKMIIKSYGLPEDLAYLPCLESAFDVHTYSKYGAAGLWQFTHYTGKLFMDINHVVDQRRDPIVSTHGAAQLLKRNYEKLQNWPMAITAYNHGLYGMSRAKDKHKTYPAIYSNYSSRSFRFASRNFYPEFIAARNVAKNYDKYYGNITLDKPGQQTRYKVQGFVAAKDLVRALPMDLQTLKAMNPALRKPVFDGKKYIPPGQTLYLPKHISLDLLNKTLGPLYRTAQRHTPFHRVVKGDTAGSIANTYKVPLKELIAMNGLGKKAMIRVGQTLKIPFK, encoded by the coding sequence ATGGCACGTTTTTCAGGACCATCGGTCTGTTTAATCGTTTTCGTATCAATTGTAATCGGTGTATGCGGCACTGCCGCCCCAGTCTGTCAGGCGTCACAGCCCGCGGCATCCCCTGAGCAGACAGAACTTTTTCCGGTTTATGACCTAATCAAACCCAATATAACATTCTGGACAAATATATTTACCCAGTACACCAGGGGCCAGGCCCTGGTCCACGATATGGGGGATTTGTCCAGAATTTATGAAGAAATCAAACTCAATCCTGCCAAAAGCAGGGCCGCAGCCCGGACAAACAAGAAAATTAAAAAAAAGGTACTTAAGAAATACAGAGCCATATTGATAAGCCTCTCCAAGGGCAAGACGCCGAAAACGCCAACGGAAAAAAAAGTGGCGGCCCTGTTTCCGGACAAAACCAAACCTGTGACGTTCAGGCGTGCCGCCCAGAGGCTTCGGGTGCAGACCGGCTTAAAAGAGCATTTCATGGAAGGGGTAATCCGCTCAGGCGCCCTGATAGATGAATTCAAAATGATAATAAAATCCTATGGCCTGCCCGAAGACCTGGCCTACCTGCCATGCCTTGAATCGGCCTTTGACGTCCACACCTACTCAAAATACGGTGCCGCCGGACTATGGCAGTTCACCCATTATACAGGCAAACTGTTCATGGATATCAACCATGTAGTGGACCAGCGCCGGGACCCCATTGTCTCCACCCATGGCGCAGCCCAGCTTCTGAAAAGAAATTATGAAAAACTTCAAAATTGGCCAATGGCCATTACAGCATACAACCACGGCCTTTACGGCATGTCCCGGGCAAAGGATAAACACAAAACCTATCCTGCCATATATTCAAATTACAGCAGCCGCTCCTTTAGGTTTGCCTCACGCAATTTTTATCCGGAATTTATCGCCGCACGGAATGTAGCGAAAAATTATGATAAATATTACGGCAATATTACCCTGGATAAACCTGGACAGCAGACCCGGTATAAGGTTCAAGGATTTGTCGCGGCAAAAGATCTTGTCCGCGCATTGCCTATGGATCTGCAAACTTTGAAAGCGATGAATCCGGCACTGAGAAAGCCGGTCTTTGACGGTAAAAAATACATCCCCCCCGGACAAACCCTGTATCTGCCCAAGCACATATCTTTGGACTTGCTGAACAAAACCCTTGGACCTCTATACCGTACAGCTCAGAGACACACCCCCTTTCACCGGGTGGTAAAAGGCGATACCGCCGGCAGCATTGCCAATACCTACAAGGTCCCCCTTAAAGAGCTGATTGCAATGAACGGGCTTGGGAAAAAGGCAATGATCCGTGTGGGTCAAACCCTGAAAATTCCGTTTAAATAA
- a CDS encoding cache domain-containing protein — protein MKTKLSNISLFTALTIAFVFSGILLWNMHSTFTKFGRKNKEGLRTFYVDQQKKLIKNEVERLTKRISATKNAVIKSAQINLKDKVHSAEDFIQNIYMTHKKDQAQYKAHIDNMISSFNWANNAGYFYILSGDGTVRHHGTKLELIGKNIYSLKKKFPDLITFFETAKTQGSVMEKYMYYKPGKGDKPYEKLGYAVYNRTLDIVIGTGYYMDDLNEQGKQAILQFIAEDRFGYQDYGYFWIFSTDYKTIFHIDPKIYNTDLKSLRDANNKPVIKEFVDIATSKGQGFSSYYWEIPGQATTAKKISYLVYIPDWDWIVGSGFYFENFYELVGTVESISSSLLRQEIIKNSLIIIALFVFTLAASLFVYKRIHKIESEQKKSLNDLLQYKTVIDKSAIVSITDLDGNIIHANDELCEITGFDKEELLHATHSQLSHPDTPGSTYRELWTTIKKGETWRGIFKNLKKDGGYFFQKSTIVPFKDKDGKVIKYVSISHDVTEVFENKSQLQKYLNYDTLTELNNRNSLLMEIKKAKSADLAVIDIDDFHKINETYGMKTGDKLLKIFASRLSDHRHLYRYFIYRLHSDVFAVFSTQSDKNLFIIDVETALKDIVKETFVIDNKELMISTITGYAHGSDNILAHADAALQFAKANNIDHYAYDPLKVDNSKIYEQNIRVVKMLSSAIDEDRVIPFFQPITGTGKPKYESLMRIMDTDGGIIPPAQFLEISKQTRFYPTLTKIIVKKTIDTFVNDDSTFSINISTEDILNSETMDFIYDYAVAQNVMSRMILELVESESLSSFGGATDIIYKFKNAGAKIAIDDFGTGYSNFDYLLKIKADYIKIDGSIIKLITNDERAVDVVNSIISYTKKLKMKSIAEFISTETLSDKAKALGINYQQGFYHGKPDPVPDKTIF, from the coding sequence ATGAAAACTAAACTTTCAAACATCTCACTGTTTACAGCGCTTACTATTGCATTCGTGTTCTCCGGGATTCTCCTGTGGAATATGCACAGCACCTTCACAAAATTCGGCCGGAAAAATAAGGAAGGACTTCGAACCTTTTACGTTGATCAGCAAAAAAAACTTATCAAAAACGAAGTTGAACGGCTGACCAAACGAATATCTGCTACAAAAAATGCCGTAATCAAGTCTGCCCAGATTAATCTTAAAGATAAAGTGCATTCGGCCGAAGATTTTATTCAAAACATCTACATGACTCATAAAAAAGACCAGGCTCAGTATAAAGCGCATATAGACAACATGATCTCATCCTTTAACTGGGCCAACAACGCGGGGTATTTTTATATTTTATCCGGGGACGGTACGGTCAGGCACCACGGCACCAAACTTGAACTGATCGGTAAAAATATCTATTCCCTGAAAAAAAAGTTCCCTGATTTAATAACATTTTTTGAAACCGCAAAAACTCAAGGGTCTGTTATGGAAAAGTACATGTACTATAAACCGGGCAAGGGGGACAAACCTTACGAAAAGCTCGGATATGCCGTATACAACAGGACGCTCGATATCGTTATCGGAACGGGATACTACATGGACGATCTGAATGAACAGGGTAAACAGGCAATCCTGCAATTTATTGCCGAAGACAGGTTCGGTTATCAAGATTACGGCTACTTCTGGATTTTTTCAACTGATTATAAAACGATTTTTCACATTGATCCCAAAATCTATAATACAGATCTGAAATCGTTGCGTGATGCAAACAACAAACCGGTTATCAAAGAGTTTGTTGACATCGCAACATCCAAAGGCCAAGGATTCAGTTCATATTACTGGGAAATCCCGGGACAGGCCACAACAGCTAAAAAGATATCGTACCTGGTATATATTCCGGACTGGGACTGGATTGTGGGATCCGGATTTTATTTTGAAAATTTTTATGAACTTGTGGGAACGGTGGAGTCAATAAGCAGTTCACTTCTCAGACAGGAGATCATAAAAAACAGCCTGATCATCATCGCTCTTTTTGTCTTTACACTGGCAGCGTCACTGTTCGTTTATAAAAGGATCCACAAAATTGAGTCGGAACAAAAAAAATCCCTCAATGACCTGCTGCAGTACAAAACCGTTATAGACAAAAGCGCAATCGTCAGCATTACGGATCTGGACGGAAACATTATTCATGCAAATGACGAACTGTGTGAAATCACAGGATTTGATAAAGAAGAATTACTGCATGCCACCCACAGTCAACTCAGCCATCCGGACACCCCGGGATCAACCTACAGGGAACTGTGGACAACCATCAAAAAAGGGGAAACATGGCGCGGAATCTTTAAAAACCTGAAAAAGGACGGCGGCTATTTTTTTCAAAAATCAACCATCGTGCCGTTTAAAGATAAAGATGGAAAGGTGATCAAATATGTTTCAATCAGCCATGATGTCACCGAAGTGTTTGAAAACAAATCCCAGCTTCAAAAATACCTCAATTATGACACCTTGACCGAGTTGAACAATAGAAACAGTCTGCTCATGGAGATAAAAAAAGCCAAATCAGCAGACCTTGCCGTCATTGATATAGATGACTTTCACAAAATAAATGAAACCTATGGCATGAAAACCGGAGACAAACTGCTTAAAATATTTGCCTCAAGGCTTTCTGATCATAGGCACCTGTACCGCTATTTTATTTACAGACTGCACTCTGATGTATTTGCCGTATTTTCCACACAAAGTGATAAAAATCTTTTTATCATCGATGTTGAAACAGCGCTTAAGGATATCGTCAAAGAGACCTTCGTCATCGATAACAAGGAGTTGATGATCAGCACCATCACAGGCTACGCCCATGGCTCGGACAACATTTTGGCCCATGCGGATGCGGCGTTGCAGTTTGCAAAGGCAAATAATATCGATCATTACGCCTACGATCCTTTAAAAGTGGATAACAGCAAGATATATGAACAAAATATCCGGGTGGTAAAAATGCTCAGCAGTGCCATTGATGAAGACCGGGTTATACCTTTTTTCCAGCCGATCACAGGCACCGGCAAGCCCAAGTATGAAAGCCTGATGCGGATTATGGATACCGATGGCGGTATAATCCCCCCGGCACAATTCCTTGAAATCAGCAAGCAGACCCGGTTTTATCCGACGCTGACCAAAATTATCGTAAAAAAGACCATAGACACCTTTGTGAACGATGACAGTACGTTCAGTATAAATATTTCGACCGAGGATATCTTAAACAGCGAGACCATGGACTTTATTTATGACTATGCCGTTGCCCAAAACGTCATGTCACGCATGATACTTGAACTTGTGGAGTCCGAAAGCTTGTCTTCCTTTGGCGGTGCAACAGATATCATTTACAAATTTAAAAATGCCGGGGCAAAAATTGCCATTGATGATTTTGGCACAGGATATTCTAACTTTGATTATCTGCTCAAGATCAAAGCAGACTACATCAAAATTGACGGCAGCATCATCAAGTTGATCACTAACGATGAGCGTGCCGTGGATGTTGTTAATTCCATTATCTCCTATACAAAAAAGCTGAAGATGAAATCCATTGCAGAGTTCATCTCCACGGAAACACTTTCAGACAAGGCAAAAGCCCTTGGGATTAATTATCAGCAAGGGTTTTACCATGGCAAACCTGATCCGGTCCCTGATAAAACGATTTTCTAA
- a CDS encoding glycosyltransferase family 4 protein, which translates to MRILNILSQMPDFTGSGKTVQAIMRQSCARGHENFLVAGIQDDFKLDSSVLPPDHTEFVRFNHGDLDFRLPGMSDVMPYPSTVFSSMTKDQIGRYKTAFRQILEKARKKFRPDLIHTHHLWIVSKTARQVFQDLPMVTSCHGTCLRQHLLCTELDLDISDAMADIDAILCLSRHQKQQIIDIHRIDPKQLHVVGAGFEKKLFYCEPKPEKGPVQIVYAGKLSRAKGVPWLLTALKTVTGPDFCLHLAGAGTGREKQECLTLAAELGNRVKVHGPLPHETLAQLMRNSHLFVLPSFFEGLPLVLMEALSSGCRLLTTALPGTREIFEDTRSGMVNLLELPALETVDTPFPKDMPALEKALAHALKISITKADQNRQPDLAQVNKLVSAYTWEGVFSKIEAIYKKVCRCIP; encoded by the coding sequence ATGAGAATTCTTAATATTTTAAGCCAGATGCCTGATTTCACAGGCTCAGGAAAAACAGTCCAGGCCATTATGCGGCAATCTTGTGCCAGAGGACATGAAAACTTTCTTGTGGCGGGCATCCAGGATGATTTTAAATTAGATTCGTCTGTGCTGCCCCCGGATCACACCGAGTTTGTCCGGTTTAACCATGGGGATCTCGACTTCAGGCTCCCGGGCATGAGTGATGTAATGCCCTACCCCAGTACGGTTTTTTCTTCAATGACCAAAGATCAAATTGGCCGGTATAAAACCGCATTCAGACAGATCCTTGAAAAAGCGCGAAAAAAATTTCGTCCGGATCTGATCCATACCCACCATCTTTGGATTGTTTCCAAAACAGCCAGACAGGTATTTCAGGACTTGCCCATGGTCACCTCCTGCCACGGCACATGCCTTCGCCAGCACCTTTTGTGCACAGAACTTGACCTGGATATCAGCGATGCCATGGCAGATATCGACGCTATTTTATGCCTGAGCCGACACCAGAAACAGCAGATTATAGATATTCACAGAATAGATCCGAAACAACTGCATGTGGTGGGGGCAGGTTTTGAAAAGAAATTGTTCTATTGTGAACCAAAACCTGAAAAAGGACCTGTGCAAATCGTGTATGCAGGCAAACTGAGCAGAGCAAAGGGTGTGCCCTGGCTGCTTACCGCGTTGAAAACGGTGACAGGCCCCGATTTTTGCCTGCACCTGGCAGGTGCCGGCACCGGCCGGGAAAAACAGGAATGCCTGACACTGGCGGCAGAACTGGGCAACCGGGTAAAGGTTCATGGTCCTCTGCCCCATGAAACCCTGGCCCAACTGATGCGCAACTCCCATCTCTTTGTTTTGCCCTCGTTTTTTGAAGGCCTTCCCCTGGTGCTCATGGAAGCCTTGTCTTCGGGCTGCAGGTTACTGACAACCGCGCTACCGGGAACCCGGGAAATATTTGAAGATACCCGGTCCGGCATGGTCAATCTTCTGGAACTACCGGCCCTTGAAACCGTGGATACACCGTTCCCAAAAGATATGCCGGCTTTGGAGAAGGCCCTTGCTCATGCTTTAAAAATAAGCATTACAAAGGCGGATCAAAACCGGCAACCGGACCTCGCCCAAGTAAACAAATTAGTCTCTGCTTATACCTGGGAAGGCGTATTTTCCAAAATAGAAGCGATATATAAAAAAGTTTGCCGTTGTATTCCTTAG
- a CDS encoding alpha-hydroxy-acid oxidizing protein: MTIWQCTMCFTTMDQEEQPEQCSVCGSDNRVILDKETVPETLEAVRDRARKNLKGFCAAYPACDGNFDKICQKEAYGKPIGFGGAGAGFSFRANVAALESVRFKLKVVGEHTEPDTSCTFFGTKLDFPVMGASTAGAERYGNAISEEDFCRATIRGCKDAGTMAWRGDTFFYTPDDNPALRAIKKEGLPAVPIFKPRSQDVLKQFIRTAEELGCPAVGVDLDGCGSTIMARHHQPVFRKSVKDIKELVQATSLPFIAKGIMTVEDAVSCADAGAKVVSVSNHGGRVLDATPGTAEVLPDIAKQLKGQVIITADGGVRTGYDVLKMLALGADFILLGRDVIRAAVGAGSLGVQLHMAHIHKILKKAMFMTGVSTISDIDTSILC, from the coding sequence ATGACTATCTGGCAATGTACGATGTGCTTTACTACGATGGATCAGGAAGAACAGCCTGAACAGTGCAGCGTTTGCGGATCAGACAACCGCGTTATTCTTGATAAGGAAACAGTGCCCGAAACCCTTGAAGCAGTCCGGGACAGGGCAAGGAAAAATCTTAAAGGGTTTTGCGCGGCTTACCCCGCCTGTGACGGCAATTTTGATAAAATTTGCCAGAAAGAGGCCTATGGCAAACCCATTGGATTCGGTGGTGCCGGTGCCGGTTTCTCCTTTCGGGCAAATGTTGCAGCCCTTGAGTCGGTGCGTTTTAAATTGAAGGTGGTGGGGGAACATACCGAACCTGATACCTCCTGTACATTTTTTGGTACCAAACTGGATTTCCCGGTTATGGGCGCTTCCACAGCTGGTGCCGAGCGCTATGGTAATGCCATCAGCGAAGAAGATTTTTGCCGGGCCACGATCCGGGGGTGTAAAGATGCCGGTACCATGGCCTGGCGGGGGGATACCTTTTTTTATACCCCCGATGACAATCCGGCCCTTCGTGCCATAAAAAAAGAGGGGTTGCCGGCTGTTCCCATCTTTAAACCCAGATCCCAGGATGTGCTCAAACAATTCATCCGCACGGCTGAAGAACTCGGCTGTCCTGCGGTTGGTGTGGATCTTGATGGGTGCGGGTCCACCATCATGGCCCGGCATCATCAGCCGGTATTCCGCAAGAGTGTAAAGGACATTAAAGAACTGGTTCAGGCCACGTCCCTGCCTTTTATTGCCAAAGGAATTATGACGGTGGAGGATGCCGTAAGCTGTGCGGATGCCGGTGCAAAGGTGGTCAGTGTTTCAAACCACGGCGGCAGGGTGCTGGATGCAACCCCGGGGACGGCAGAGGTGCTCCCTGACATTGCCAAGCAGCTTAAAGGTCAGGTTATCATTACGGCAGACGGCGGCGTCAGGACAGGCTATGACGTGCTTAAGATGCTGGCACTAGGTGCGGATTTTATCCTTTTGGGCAGGGATGTGATCCGGGCTGCTGTGGGCGCAGGGTCCCTGGGCGTTCAATTACACATGGCGCATATTCACAAGATATTGAAAAAAGCCATGTTTATGACCGGGGTGAGTACCATCTCCGATATTGATACATCCATATTGTGCTAA